The window ATTGAAACTAGATAAGAAAAATCTCATAAATACCTATTAAACATCTCACTCGGATATTCGTAATTTTTTATACCAAAATTTGCTCTTAATATATGAGTTctatttaattaaaattagaaataaaaaatcTCATAAATATCTATTAAACATCTCACTCGAATATTCCTAATTGTCGATACCAAAATTTGCTCATAATATATGAGTTCTATTTAATTAAAACTAGATATTAAAAATCTCATAAATACCTATTAAACATCACATCTCACTTGGATATTCCTAATTGTCGATACCAAAATTTGGTCATAATATATGAGTTCTATTTAATTGaaattagaaataaaaaatcCCATAAATACCTATTAAACATCTCACTCAGATATTCCTAATTGTCGGTATCTCATAATATATGAGTTCCATTTAATTGAAACTAGAAATAGAAAATCCCATAAATATCTATTAAACATCTCACTCGGATATTCCTAATTTCCGATACCAAAATTTACTCATAATATATGAGTTCCATTTAATTGAAACTAGAAATGAAAAATCTCATAAATATCTATTAAACATCTCACTCGGATATTCCTAATTATCGGTACCAAAATTTGCTCATAATATATGAGTTCCATTTAATTGAAACTAGATATGAAAAATCCCATAAATACCTATTAAACATCTCACTCGGATATTCCTAATTGTCGATACCaaaatttgatcataatatatgagttctatttaattaaaattagaaataaaaaatcCCATAAATACCTATTAAACATCTCACTCACTCAAATATTCCTAATTGTCGGTATCTCATAATATATGAGTTCCGTTTAATTGAAACTAGAAATAGAAAATCCCATAAATATCTATTAAACATCTCACTCGGATATTCCTAATTTCCGATACCAAAATTTACTCATAATATATGAGTTCCATTTAATTGAAACTAGATATGAAAAATCCCATAAATACATGTTAAACATCTCACTCGGATATTCCTAATTGTCGGTATCAAAATTTGCTCATAATATATGCCTTAACTTTAAACTTGTTCCTAACGAGTAATTTacaccaaaaataaaaaataaataaatactgaTTTGAccataaaataataattagatcaaatcaatttaattatattataaggattttttaatttttaagtttttactttttcttgtatagcattttttttaattctcgcatagtatttttttttttaaagatgataTTATCCCCACCTTCGCCTAATCCATCGTGGCTCCTTATCGCCATTTATCACCTTTGTCATGTAATGGTTGCCTCATCGCAAAGTCATTATTGTTGCTTTTGTTATGCCCTCAACCACCACCTTCATCCTCTCCCTCACTCTTACCTTATCCATCGTTATCGTCGTGCCGCCAAGGTCGCATCGCACTCATTGGCCTCTTTCCCCTTCACCAAGGTTAACGATCGCAATTGAGGCAAGGGCTTTAGCGACGTGAGCGCAATTGATAAGAGCTTAAGTAGAGCCTCACAGTGGCAATAACATAAAGGTAACGAGGCCTTCCAAGGGGACGAAATCATTGAGAATAACAATAAGGGCCTTACTATCATAGACTTAACTAGTTTTACATAAGCATGCTGCAGCATGACTTAGTATTTCCGAAATCTCTTATGatcatttaaataattattttagtaaACACgagcaatacaaattacaaacaaatttaCAAACTCTAAATGATCGCACCATAAGGATCCAAGGTGATCTCCGTTATGATCAAAAGTTTTCATAAATACTCACATAAACCACCATACTAACTCAAATGTTCATCCAATCATGTGCCACCCGGGTAGCTCCAGATGCATTGGTTGATATTTTATACCATTATAtggaattaaaaaaatcttaaaaaataaCTGTCTAAATAAgttatttttgaataattttatcTTATACGATGATTGTATataatatatgtttatatgtttaaaacgatcaaaaaatcaattaaaataaaattatcaaatttacTATATATCTGTTGTATGCTACTTAAGATATGAACAAAATTGAaagataaaaacataataaacattATATCGATATCTTATTTATGGTTTTGTCCGTGATGACGGTGGAGATAGCCCATAGCATTCGATGAGATAGAGATGATTCCGATGACACGAAGGTAGAGGTAATCTCgtatttaaaagaaaataaagaggcACCGAATAAAACAAAAACAATGGTCAACGGAGAAATCCACGTCGCACGCACGTGTCTACCAACCAACACGTGGATTCCCACAACCACTACCGTCCGTCGGCGACGGCCTCCGGCAAATCTATGGGCTGTTTTCCTTTTTGGACCCACCTTTTGTTTGACTCGGTCAAATATCTTTTGCCTGTAACTCACAGCCGCTCCATATCTTTTACATGATTCCACCATACTTAACACACACAACCAGCAACTATCTAACATTTTcccaaaaaaatccaaaaaaattatatttttgaataaaattatagTATTTTGATTCATTAAAGTTATAGTATTCTAACATTTATTAGCTATTCGTGATGGCAGTTTCATCCTTGCGAAAATAGAGGGATCTGATCTGTAAACAGTCAAAATGTGATTTCTTTTCGAAAGATCATCCAAaagaatatattatcattatcatcatcatcatcatttctgCTAtcatttcaatgatgatgcagtgTACTGTAGATTAGAATACAAGACAGCGAGAAGAAGTCGATTAGCTTTCTCATCTTCTCTCTTTCATCTCTCCTCTTTCATAAAATGCTTCAGCTCTCCGGTTTTGGAGTAGTTATGGAAGTCAACTTGCGGATTATGGTATGGCGGGGCTGCTAAGTCTGCATACTGTCAGTGTGACACCGAGCCGCACTACCTCTACCCACAGGAACACAGGAAACATGcaatcccctctctctctctctctctgagggaGGCAATACCGCTTACGTACGTACCCTTTGGCGAGCCAAAACCGGCGGCACCCACAGGTCTCCACACCCCGGACGAAGGCGAAGAGGCGGAGGAGACATCCGAAATCGCCACGGTAACCGTGGAGGCAGCACCACCCGGGATTGCATTTCTGCTCGTGGTTTTCCTCCACTTATTTACCCTTCGTCGCCATTAATTTATGTGAGGTCGTCGGTCGCGAGGGTTAGGAATAGCAGCAGCGACGTAGAAGTCGCGATGCTCCGTTAGCCGCAGCTCTTTCTGAGAAGGAAGACCAGCTGTATATTGGTGGTCCAATCCCCTTCTGGCCCATGAAAAGGTCGAGCATAGCAGCTGTGGCAAAGAGATATATCACgtagcacagagagagagagagagagagagaatggatgGAGGGAATGGCATTCCGGGAGGAATGCTACCGAGCAGCATGAGCTCGGGAGGATTGATGGGCTTGGATATGTCCATCCACCCGCAACAGAAACAGCAACAGATGCTTCATCACCAACAGCAGCTGTATGCGCACCACATGTTGCCGTTCCAGGCGCCGGTGGGCAGTGATGATGACCACCAGGCGCAGTATGCCAACAGGCACGCCCAGTACGTGCAGGCGTTTGGCCAGGCCGTCCGGGGGAAACAGCAGCAGCCGGCCATGAGCTCCGAGGAGGAGGCCGGGTACGGGGAGGACGTGGAGGAGCAGGCTCGCCGCGGAGGGGTGTCGCAGCCGTCTCCGTCGCCCTCGCCGTGGCAGCGGATGAAGTGGACCGACAACATGATCCGGCTCCTCATCAAGGTGGTCTACCGCGTGGGGGACGACGGCGGCGCAGCGGGGGAGGGGGAGCAGCAGGCCCACGTCGCGCTCGCCAAGGGCAAGaagtcggcggcggcggcggccgccgCCGCGTCAGCGTTGTTGCAGAAGAAGGGAAAGTGGAAGTCGGTGTCGCGGGCCATGATGGAGAATGGCTTCTGCGTGTCGCCGCAGCAGTGCGAGGACAAGTTCAACGACCTCAACAAGCGGTACAAGCGGCTGAACGACCTCCTGGGGAAGGGCACGGCCTGCCGGGTGGTCGAGAACCAGACGCTCCTCGACACCATGGACAACCTCTACCCCAAGGCCAAGGAGGAGGCCCGCAAGCTCCTCAATTCCAAGCACCTCTTCTTCCGCGAGATGTGCGCGTACCACCACGCCGGAGGAGCCTCCTCCTGCGCCGCCCCTCCCCCTCCGCAGATACCGCCACCACATCCTCCAGATCAGCAGCAGCAGATCTGCTTCCACCACCCACCGCCTGCCGCAGCGCCCCCAGCCAAGCTTCCCGGAGATAGCAGAGGAAGAGGAACCTTCGCTGAAGAGGAGGGCATGGCGGAAGAGGCGGACGATGACGACGACGTGGACAgcgaggaggacgaggacgattacgatgaagaggaggaggaggaggacgacgacatgGAGGGTCACGGCCATAAGCGCCACTGTCACCATCACCAGCAGCAGCCCAAGAACGAGGAGGGTGAGGAGGACGAGGACAGTAAGGGATTCACGGCGGGTGCCAAGAGGCTCAAGAGGGCTTCCTCCCAGATGTCGGCGTCGCCGCCGCACTCGCTGACGTTGTCGTCATCCAGCTCCATACAGCAGCTGCGCTCCGAGATGATGGCGGTGTCCGGCGAAggggagcagcagcagcggcagtggCTGAGGAGGAAGGCAACGGAGCTGGAGGAGCAGCGGGTGGCGTACCAAGGCCGGGCCTTCCAGCTCGAGCGGCAGCGCTTCAAGTGGCTCCGCTTCAGCTCCAACAAGGAGCGGGAGATGGAGCGCATGAAGCTCGACAACGAGCGCCTCCGCCTCGAGAACGACCGCATGCTGCTGCTCCTCCGGCAAAAGGAGTTGGAACTAGTACACGGCGGCGGAGCGCTCTCCACCGCCACCGTAATCTCTGCCGaggcgcagcagcagcagcatataTCGAATGCTGATCACGCTGTCGTCGGCAATTGACGTGTACAATTCGTGCCTCCAAACAATGGTATGTTCTTGCACCGATCAATCAATATGATGTTCTTTTCTCTCAATGTTCTGTAGTTTTCTCTCAATTAAAGCTAATTTGAACTTTTTGGTGGTGTAATAGAACGGAGGAGTCAAGAGAGACACAACAAAGAATGCTGAGCTCCATGGCATTGAATTCTCTGAAAAATCAACTAAAACATAGTTCTTAAAATGTTTGGAAACAGAAACTCTTCGATTCTCGGACAGTCCCAAACATAAAGTTAAGGATTCATAGCTATCATATTCCAAGATTAAGAATCATTGAATACCTCATATACATCCACTTGAAGGAGGAGATGTGATCACATAACTCATTTCTAAGAACAGGGGAGAAGAACAATTCAGAACCACAAAAATAACATTATGGAACATAACTCATTCCTAAGAACAGGGGAGAAACACAATTCAGATCCAAAATAACATTATGGAACATTACTTCCACAACCCAAAAGCTTAAAACTACTTAAATTAAGAGCCAACATAACCCAACTCTTAAATCATTTAACCATCTCTAAGCTAATGTCATCCAGGATCTTCTTTTTTATTGCAATAAAGAATACACCAAGTGTGCGTTCTCAGTTAACAACCGCAGAGAATGAATCAGTGACCAAAGGCAATGGATTAAACCATCTCAGAAAAATGTTACCAGATAACTTCAATCTGCAACAATCTCTATCTCAGAGAGGAGATTGTCACAATATTACAGCAAAAAAACACTGGATTTTCTCAATTGCATACACCTTAAACGCAACTTGTATACTGGTTTTCGCAAACCTAACGAGCATACCAATTTAAAACTCTTACCAACTATAGATATAGTTGGATAAATTGTGTTTTCTTTGGTGAACtctcaaaaacaaaaaagacaaAATTAGTGATAGCTCACTGCCAGCGCACTGGAAGTTTGAAAGGAAAACAGCTCTTTAATCCTCTAACTCGATGATCTTCACGACGGAAGCATCCCCTACTTTCTGGCACACCACGACTCGATCATGAGGCATGATCAGGCCAGAGGCCTTGACGTGATCGAGAGCAACCTTCAGAACTGACTCATTGGTGGCACTAGTTGACTCAGCCTGCACAAGTACAAGTCATAATAAGTCTTCATTGTTTAACAACAAACTTaagcatgttaaaggaaagaaagggACCAGTGAGGTTTAAGAAGCAAATGGGATTATAATTTACCCAGAAAATAAACATATTTATTGTTCCAATCAGAACAATTGTCCCACAACTATAAGCTTCATTAAATCCATTATGATAATATTGCCTCCTTATTTTAAGATCATTTTGATCAGAACTGATTAGTTATTCACCATGTTTCCCCTCTCAAGCAGCAATTGATTATAAATTGTACAATCCCTTTATCTTATGATCTTAAAAAAATTgcagacattatatatatatatatatatatatatatatatatatatatatatatatatatatatatatatatatatatatatatatataatgtgtgcgtgtgtgtgttatATATGTATGGGAACCATGGTGAATTATGGATTATCTCCCATTAGATTTATGATTTAGGTAAGCGTTAATAGCACTTTATCTTCCTAGACAGGATATCAATGACTGCAACATAATAATTTTGCCCCCAACAACTTGAGGCAAATTTGTGAAGAACCAAAATTTTATTGATTGGAAGATTCCGAGTTCATTAGCTCTATCAATCATTGCCCAAAGTATATCCCATGAAACCCGTTCTTCCCACCCATGAAACCCTTCCTAGCTAGCATCTGTCACTTGCTCCTAAGCCTAGTAAACTAATCTGGATGCACTTCAGCCACATCATCTATAACATCTGgattatcatgatctaacatgcaGCATATCCTACAATTAAAGCATCAAATTTGTTATTTCCAGCACTAACATTTAAAGGTTCTGGTGAATTAAAGAAATATAATCCTCAGAGATGAGCTCAAATCCTTCCTCTGAATAAGTAAAACACCAAATCTTTTGGGTGGAGGGATGCCAATTTGATTAGATGACTCATAGGGGGAAAAATGAAAGATATCTTAGAAAAGATTCACACAGAATTTTTTTAGGAAAAACTGCACCATTCCACACTACCATATATACAAGGAATAACTTAAAGCTTGTAAGAAACTAATAAGAGGTAAAAGTACTTACAGGATGACGGGGATCAGCAAGCATGGGAAAAAGGCCTCTAACTATGAGAGATTGTCTAGCCTGCCAATGTTTAGCTTACATTAGTGTAGGTTCAATCGTACATACCAATGAGTAACCAGTAACCATACACAGTACTTAAAGAAAGTAACGGTAAAAAAGTTCATGTCAAAAGGACATAGAAATATTACTGTATTAACTGAAAATAAAAGACGAAAACCAGATCCTCAAATATTATTATTGCAAATCATCTCAATGACTTAGTGACTCAGGCATGGTCGAATTAAACATACTTCAAAAGCACCACTGAAACTCCACCGAAGTTGGTTTGTTTTAAGCTGAGGGATGACCACAGATAGTACAGGCATGGTGGGCCTATATTTAGCAATTAACCTACACAAAGAACAAAGTAAATCCAATACAAGTCAGAAACTTTTGGCATGTGCCTGCAAACAGATGCTACAACATGTGAATCGAGTCCCAACTAAGGTGGCACCTTGCAGCTTTTCCAGATGAAGTGAAACAAATTATCACAGAAGCCTTGACTTTAATGGCCGCACGTACCTATAGAAAATCATCACataacaatttttttataatagcttCAAGATGAATAAATTTCTTTGGATAGTAGTTGATTATTCTTGGATCAAGAAAGGGAAGGTAGAAACATACAGCTGATGAAGCAATGGACTCCAGATGGGTCATTGGTTCGCCAACATATTTCATAGCTTTCTTGAAGTACAAATCCTGGTTGTAAACTTTCTCTGCCTGCAAAAGTGGTTTTATGATGATCAAAGGAAGAAAAAGTGAAGAGGTTTGTGGATCCAGAGATGCCTATTTTAAAAGTTAGGGGACAATTGCCCCCGCAGATCAATGTGGATCAAACACTGGATTCATTAAACTCTTCACCACACAGAGATGCACACATACTAAGAAAATTTTTACCATCACAATTTGTAATTACCTCAAACACAACATTATAGCTCATTTAACATAAACAGAATAAGAAAGGTGTATGACTGCCAACAAGAACATAGAAGATGGATGTTGGATGGGCAAAATTAATATACATATAATCTTTTTGTGTGCTACACAACAACCATTTATTTATATTCAATAacaagatttatagtggttttctTTCTGTAGTTCACCCAAGCATGTAAAATCTTTTCCAAGCACAGAAATCTGATCATAAATCTCCATACTAATTTTGTCATTAACAACATAAAAAGGACAATAGTGGCATTCAAGATTTGTATTAAGTAGCCACTTACAAAACACATATAGCAGTAAGATGAGAAAGAAGGCTGCATATCAAAAGCTTCTTTTGTCATTTAAACTTCTCATATAGTTTATAGAACTTCCATAATTGCAATCTCGGTCTTAACAATCAAAACGTTCAAAATGATCTTATGCAAGGAATATGAAGGAAGGCTCACCTCATAACAGATTCTACCCACAGTAGAAATGGTCTCAACAGGATACAATCCTCGAAGAGTTTCAGCACCCAGAAGGATTGCATCACTTCCtggaaaaaatcaaaattgttgaaaatttGTTTGGAATAAGTCCATGAAACAAATTAACAAATGCATGCATCTTAAACTATAAACTGGACAATACTTGGCCATTGACTAAACAATTTAGGACAATTAATTTCCTCTAGCAAAAGAATATTACCATCAAGTATTGCATTCGCCACATCAGTTGCTTCTGCACGAGTAGGTCTCAAATTGCCGGTCATACTATCAACCACACGAGTGATGACTGCAGGCTTTCCAGCCATGTTACACTTGTAGACAGCAGCCTTTTGGAACAAAAACACCTGCAGACAAATCTCAGAAATTAGCATCAACCAAATTAGTGAAGTAGCATAGATAAGAAACAGAtagtttttttcttgttttttgagagaacaaaagagaaaataaatgactaGATGATACTCTCCAGCTGCAATCTTGAATGATCATTAAGTCAAACACGATCACCAAGAAGCACAAAAATTTCTGCAGTTCTTCCCACTTCTCTTCTTGTTTAACAACTTCACAACTAACCATTTTTGTCCTAAAATAGACTACTGAAAAGACTGTTGCTTTGGATGTTACCAGGTATGCTCTTAATAAAATTGATGGAGTATACACTCATCAATTACCTCCTGAATATTAATGCATTCATCTAAATTGACTCAAAGCTGTGAGTTGCATCAGAAGAATTCACCCTTGACATAAGTGGGACATAAGTAAACTCATCTTGCTTCAGATACCTATTATTTACATATTTGCTTAATATTATTGACATAACTATTATCATATTCATGATTACCAAACATTCGTGATATCACAAAGACATGTCAAAGTTTGTAGTTTACATGTGTAAAAACCATGGTACCAAAATAAGTTCTCTAAACTAGTAAATTCAAAATTGGAGGAGAACGTGACGAATTGGAAatgagaactaatagggtctgtaTATGTTGACGAACAATCAGAATCCCAAATCTTttttagaaaaagagaaaaggataCACTATCTTCACATTAACTAACCAAACAACACATCAAGGGCCTCTATGGGATGCAAAGAGTCCATATTTGTCAAAGCAAGACATAACTATGAGAAAATAATCAGAATTTTGAGTTGAAGTTCTCACGTCAGTAAAATATCTCACTAATTGGAGCCCCAACCAGGTGTCATCATAATGGTTGGTTCTCCTCTGTCTTGAAAAGGTtatgagttcatatccttgaggaAGTTGTACCCAAGTATTTCAACGAAGAAGTTTTCTAGGTGCAGGATCACCCTTTCTGTGACTCTCTAATTAAAACTCATTTGTAACAATCAAAGCATATGACTGAACAATAGACAAACTCGCATAGCTTGCCACAATCAGACACAAAAACATGGATTTCGAACAGCATATATAAACGTAGATGGGAGTGCTCATGCCTTGGAATCAAAATAATGTATCAACATGCTTAA of the Musa acuminata AAA Group cultivar baxijiao chromosome BXJ3-2, Cavendish_Baxijiao_AAA, whole genome shotgun sequence genome contains:
- the LOC135631456 gene encoding uncharacterized protein LOC135631456; its protein translation is MDGGNGIPGGMLPSSMSSGGLMGLDMSIHPQQKQQQMLHHQQQLYAHHMLPFQAPVGSDDDHQAQYANRHAQYVQAFGQAVRGKQQQPAMSSEEEAGYGEDVEEQARRGGVSQPSPSPSPWQRMKWTDNMIRLLIKVVYRVGDDGGAAGEGEQQAHVALAKGKKSAAAAAAAASALLQKKGKWKSVSRAMMENGFCVSPQQCEDKFNDLNKRYKRLNDLLGKGTACRVVENQTLLDTMDNLYPKAKEEARKLLNSKHLFFREMCAYHHAGGASSCAAPPPPQIPPPHPPDQQQQICFHHPPPAAAPPAKLPGDSRGRGTFAEEEGMAEEADDDDDVDSEEDEDDYDEEEEEEDDDMEGHGHKRHCHHHQQQPKNEEGEEDEDSKGFTAGAKRLKRASSQMSASPPHSLTLSSSSSIQQLRSEMMAVSGEGEQQQRQWLRRKATELEEQRVAYQGRAFQLERQRFKWLRFSSNKEREMERMKLDNERLRLENDRMLLLLRQKELELVHGGGALSTATVISAEAQQQQHISNADHAVVGN